A window of Tautonia plasticadhaerens contains these coding sequences:
- a CDS encoding GumC domain-containing protein, giving the protein MRRTVRIRWISAFFLVGLLIVAALVAVLRPEDGKGLMARTLGGDDRTSSLLRIETDPANPFSVGRPDREEVDALLQTQVQLITSPSVLTVAASDREVSSLEFVKRSGDAVEAIRDHLEVRILEGSSLVEVASRGLPPDEGAIVVNAVVDAFLREDATWADARNRNSIMRLEAYREELETKVEALSQSLDDARRTSVAPDRPPVDRAIIEADLLDCLGQLRRVRLDRAALQAGPDGPGVAEGSSTEIEAFKRQEALLISERDRMASLLAESDEALAAESRRRPELEHHLELKRRVDDRIERLEYESRGSAPILIISRASP; this is encoded by the coding sequence ATGCGACGCACAGTCCGGATTCGCTGGATCTCCGCGTTCTTCCTCGTCGGCCTGCTGATCGTCGCCGCCTTGGTGGCAGTGCTCCGCCCGGAGGACGGCAAGGGCCTGATGGCCCGCACACTGGGCGGGGACGACCGGACGTCATCGCTGCTCCGGATCGAGACCGATCCAGCCAACCCATTCTCGGTAGGCCGCCCCGACCGGGAGGAAGTCGACGCCCTCCTCCAGACCCAGGTGCAGCTGATCACCAGCCCGAGCGTCCTCACCGTGGCCGCATCGGATCGAGAGGTCTCCAGCCTGGAGTTCGTCAAGCGGTCGGGCGACGCCGTGGAGGCCATCCGGGATCACCTGGAGGTCAGGATCCTGGAAGGGTCCTCACTCGTCGAGGTCGCGTCCCGGGGCCTCCCCCCGGACGAGGGGGCGATCGTCGTCAACGCGGTCGTCGATGCCTTCCTCAGGGAAGATGCCACGTGGGCCGACGCGAGGAATCGGAATTCGATCATGCGGCTTGAAGCGTACCGCGAGGAGTTGGAGACGAAGGTCGAGGCCCTCTCGCAGTCTCTCGACGATGCCCGGAGGACCTCGGTCGCCCCGGATCGCCCGCCGGTCGACCGGGCGATCATCGAGGCCGACCTACTCGATTGCCTGGGCCAGTTGCGCCGCGTCCGGCTCGATCGGGCCGCCCTCCAGGCCGGGCCGGACGGGCCGGGAGTCGCGGAGGGGTCGTCGACGGAGATCGAGGCATTCAAACGGCAGGAAGCCCTGCTCATCTCCGAGCGAGACCGGATGGCCTCCCTGCTCGCCGAGTCGGACGAGGCCCTCGCGGCCGAGAGCCGGAGGCGGCCCGAGCTGGAACACCACCTGGAGCTGAAGCGTCGAGTCGACGACCGGATCGAACGACTCGAATACGAGAGCCGGGGCTCGGCCCCGATCCTCATCATCTCCCGGGCGAGCCCCTGA
- the trmB gene encoding tRNA (guanine(46)-N(7))-methyltransferase TrmB gives MSQDPIETEFGVPIPGRILPESEWARTAIKRLPPPEEGPLDWAAIFGREAPVVLDLGCGNGRYTLLSALSRPDHDHVAVDLVPAVVRYATKRANQRGLHNVRVIVKDAQSFLRSYVAPGSVAEVHIYHPQPYHDPKEARFRLITPAFLKHVHRVLGPGGLFVVQTDSPEYWEYVASVAPSFFTFREQAGPWPDAPEGRSRREILARSRDLPVFRGVGTRRDDLKGPDIRAAVDSLPLPEFVSRGPWEELDALEATGESRPAPRRSRPPGRKRRG, from the coding sequence ATGAGCCAAGACCCGATCGAAACCGAGTTCGGCGTGCCGATCCCCGGCCGCATCCTCCCCGAGTCCGAGTGGGCCCGGACGGCGATCAAGCGCCTGCCGCCCCCCGAGGAGGGGCCGCTCGACTGGGCGGCGATCTTCGGCCGGGAGGCGCCGGTGGTCCTCGACCTCGGCTGCGGCAACGGCCGGTATACCCTGCTCAGCGCCCTGAGCCGCCCCGACCACGACCACGTGGCCGTCGACCTCGTGCCGGCGGTCGTCCGGTACGCCACCAAGCGGGCGAACCAGCGGGGCCTGCACAACGTCCGGGTGATCGTGAAGGACGCGCAGTCGTTCCTGAGGTCCTACGTCGCCCCCGGCAGCGTGGCCGAGGTGCACATCTACCACCCCCAGCCCTACCACGACCCGAAGGAGGCCCGGTTCCGGCTCATCACCCCGGCGTTCCTGAAGCACGTCCACCGCGTGCTCGGGCCCGGCGGGCTGTTCGTGGTCCAGACCGACAGCCCGGAGTACTGGGAGTACGTCGCCTCGGTCGCCCCCTCCTTCTTCACGTTCCGGGAGCAGGCCGGGCCCTGGCCCGACGCCCCCGAGGGCCGCTCCCGGCGCGAGATCCTCGCCAGGAGCCGGGACCTGCCGGTCTTCCGGGGCGTCGGCACCCGGCGGGACGACCTGAAGGGCCCCGACATCAGGGCCGCGGTCGACTCCCTCCCGCTTCCCGAGTTCGTCAGCCGGGGACCCTGGGAGGAACTCGACGCCCTGGAAGCCACCGGGGAGTCCCGCCCGGCCCCTCGCCGATCCCGCCCCCCCGGCCGGAAACGCCGGGGGTGA
- a CDS encoding translation initiation factor, whose protein sequence is MGRLFAGTQWDRPPHCERCGAPESECSCPPPGPAPPERVDPSTQTARIRVEKRPKGKMVTTVRGLDARGNDLPALAARLKAAIGGGGTVKDDGTIEVQGDHPDRVEAILGSIGYKTKRG, encoded by the coding sequence ATGGGCCGACTCTTCGCCGGCACCCAGTGGGACCGCCCCCCGCATTGCGAACGCTGCGGCGCCCCGGAATCCGAGTGCTCCTGCCCGCCCCCCGGGCCCGCCCCCCCCGAGCGGGTCGACCCCTCGACGCAGACCGCCCGGATCCGGGTCGAGAAGCGGCCGAAGGGGAAGATGGTGACCACCGTCCGGGGGCTCGACGCGCGGGGGAACGACCTGCCCGCGCTGGCCGCCCGGCTCAAGGCGGCCATCGGCGGCGGCGGCACGGTCAAGGACGACGGCACGATCGAGGTCCAGGGCGACCACCCCGACCGCGTCGAGGCGATCCTCGGCTCGATCGGCTACAAGACGAAGCGTGGCTGA
- a CDS encoding PQQ-dependent sugar dehydrogenase, which translates to MGDGALRIGHRIAALAPVLLLGAALACPATGQGPEASGYLADRLPLPADVLPSCMAVRPDGTLVVGSMDGDVLLVVDEDGDGIPETYRRWAGTLPHWPLGMAVEGDEVVISTRSALLRLADDDGDGWAERWTTVTDAWDVTRDHHDWTTGIARWTDGSYVVSPVTDDVRERSVEGRHHLRGKAIAVDPDDGSVEVLAGGLRYPTGWATRSRDGLVFFTDNQGQQKTNCEINVLRPGHWYGYPSQADPPSGPEDAEPYTPAVLIPYPWARSVNGLAFAETGGEFGPLEGQLVLCEYNHRFILRATLEEVDGQIQGACYPFLGGLLGPLTLAFAPDGTLYVGSIREPSWGGEAEQGAIYRVRPTGQPAFGILEANAEPDGFTLRFLAEPPDPDLALDPARYSLRRYHHEFQGSYHSPPTDVEPLSVASVSPGDDARSVRLAVREPLIPGRIYEIRADLPGAEPDISHYTMNRVPSPAKEDPTRVRNDAERRREKE; encoded by the coding sequence ATGGGGGACGGAGCATTGAGGATCGGCCATCGAATCGCGGCGCTCGCCCCGGTGCTGTTGCTCGGCGCGGCCCTCGCCTGCCCTGCGACGGGCCAGGGCCCCGAGGCGTCCGGGTATCTCGCCGACCGCCTGCCGCTGCCGGCTGACGTGCTGCCGAGCTGCATGGCCGTCCGCCCGGACGGGACGCTCGTCGTCGGCTCGATGGACGGCGACGTGCTGCTCGTCGTCGACGAGGACGGCGACGGCATCCCCGAGACTTACCGGAGATGGGCCGGCACCCTGCCGCACTGGCCGCTCGGGATGGCGGTCGAGGGGGACGAGGTCGTCATCTCCACCCGGTCGGCCCTGCTTCGCCTGGCCGACGACGACGGGGACGGCTGGGCCGAGCGCTGGACCACCGTCACCGACGCCTGGGACGTGACCCGGGACCACCACGACTGGACTACGGGGATCGCCCGATGGACCGACGGCTCGTACGTCGTCAGCCCCGTCACCGACGACGTCCGGGAACGATCGGTGGAAGGGCGTCACCACCTCCGGGGCAAGGCGATTGCGGTGGACCCGGACGACGGCTCGGTCGAGGTCCTCGCCGGGGGGCTCCGCTACCCGACCGGCTGGGCGACTCGCTCCCGAGACGGCCTCGTCTTCTTCACCGACAACCAGGGGCAGCAGAAGACGAATTGCGAGATCAACGTCCTCCGGCCCGGCCACTGGTACGGCTACCCCAGCCAGGCCGACCCGCCCTCGGGGCCCGAGGACGCCGAGCCGTACACCCCCGCAGTGCTCATCCCGTACCCCTGGGCCCGGTCGGTCAACGGCCTGGCGTTCGCGGAGACGGGGGGGGAGTTCGGGCCCCTGGAGGGCCAGCTGGTCCTCTGCGAGTACAACCACCGGTTCATCCTGAGGGCGACGCTGGAGGAGGTCGACGGCCAGATCCAGGGGGCGTGTTACCCCTTCCTCGGCGGCCTGCTCGGCCCGCTGACCCTGGCGTTCGCCCCCGACGGCACGCTCTACGTCGGCAGCATCCGGGAGCCCTCCTGGGGGGGAGAGGCCGAGCAGGGGGCGATCTACCGGGTCCGGCCGACCGGGCAGCCCGCCTTCGGCATCCTGGAGGCGAATGCTGAGCCGGACGGCTTCACCCTGCGGTTCCTCGCCGAGCCGCCCGACCCCGACCTCGCCCTGGACCCGGCCCGCTATTCGCTGCGCCGGTATCATCACGAGTTCCAGGGCTCGTACCACTCGCCGCCGACGGACGTCGAGCCGCTCTCCGTGGCCTCGGTCTCCCCCGGCGACGATGCCCGATCGGTCCGGCTCGCCGTGAGGGAGCCGCTGATCCCCGGCCGGATCTACGAGATTCGGGCCGACCTGCCCGGCGCCGAGCCGGACATCTCCCACTACACGATGAACCGAGTGCCCTCGCCAGCGAAGGAAGATCCCACACGGGTCCGCAACGACGCGGAGCGCAGACGGGAGAAAGAGTGA
- a CDS encoding flavoprotein: MARIILGVTGSVAALRTPTLRAALRADGHAVRVVATEAALKFFDPADLGPPDEDDALRLGGPLYRDADEWAFDRWRRDDPVLHIELRRWADLLVVAPIDANTLGKFALGLSDNCLTCLFRAWEFSRPVVLAPAMNTLMWDSPVTRRHLRLLLEDRGDGGPPGPWTLDEATAVFDRHAPGLSLVAPISKRLACGDVGAGGMAEVPEVVSAARSALGRVGRPGAID, encoded by the coding sequence ATGGCCCGGATCATCCTGGGAGTGACCGGCTCCGTCGCCGCGCTCCGCACCCCGACGCTGCGGGCGGCGCTGCGGGCCGACGGCCACGCCGTCCGCGTGGTCGCCACCGAGGCGGCCCTGAAGTTCTTCGACCCGGCCGACCTCGGCCCCCCCGACGAGGACGACGCCCTCCGCCTCGGCGGCCCGCTCTACCGGGACGCCGACGAATGGGCCTTCGACCGCTGGCGGCGCGACGACCCGGTCCTGCACATCGAGCTGAGACGCTGGGCCGATCTGCTCGTCGTCGCGCCGATCGACGCCAACACGCTGGGCAAGTTCGCCCTCGGATTGAGCGACAATTGCCTCACCTGCCTGTTCCGCGCCTGGGAATTCTCCCGGCCGGTGGTCCTCGCCCCGGCGATGAACACCCTGATGTGGGACAGCCCCGTCACCCGACGCCACCTCCGGCTCCTGCTCGAAGACCGGGGGGACGGCGGCCCCCCGGGCCCCTGGACGCTCGACGAGGCGACCGCGGTCTTCGACCGCCACGCCCCCGGCCTTTCGCTGGTGGCGCCGATCTCCAAGCGCCTGGCCTGCGGGGACGTGGGGGCCGGCGGCATGGCCGAGGTCCCCGAAGTCGTCTCGGCGGCCCGGTCCGCCCTGGGCCGGGTCGGACGGCCCGGGGCGATCGACTGA
- a CDS encoding alpha/beta hydrolase: MRRWRVPIAAMVLLIGAGSSHAQFRDLVNIDWVNHRLSGHVDDYTQNHSADRRLHSPILGRPRDLYVYTPPGYDPRRSYPVILWLHMGYVDEHVFLGSPALVRLDRMILRGEMPPVVVACPDGLYSGENRTGEPHSLFVNGRGGRFEDHLVGEVLPFVTRHYSIRPERQAHAILGLSGGGFGGMSIAIRRRDLFGAVATLASPVNIRYDDARPKGPREDFSPASYRWKEYYDPEEVYAVFYFGLRRSRARKYIEPVFGSGPEVTEIIRALNPADLLFTTDLEPGELAMFCHFGGRDNWNFDAQALSFAWLAASRGVHVELATAPLQSHSIHYFRDNQDEAYRYLGRHLLPPTGPWILAPRR, from the coding sequence ATGCGCAGGTGGCGAGTCCCGATCGCGGCGATGGTCCTGCTGATCGGGGCCGGATCCTCCCACGCGCAGTTCCGCGACCTGGTGAACATCGACTGGGTCAATCACCGGCTCTCCGGCCATGTCGACGACTACACCCAGAACCACAGCGCCGACCGCCGGCTCCACTCCCCGATCCTCGGCCGCCCGAGAGACCTGTACGTCTACACGCCCCCGGGTTATGACCCGAGGCGGTCGTATCCGGTGATCCTCTGGCTGCACATGGGGTACGTCGACGAGCACGTCTTCCTCGGCTCGCCGGCCCTGGTCCGGCTCGACCGGATGATCCTCCGGGGGGAGATGCCCCCGGTCGTCGTCGCCTGCCCCGACGGCCTCTATTCCGGGGAGAATCGCACCGGGGAGCCGCACTCGCTGTTCGTCAACGGCCGGGGAGGCCGCTTCGAGGACCACCTCGTCGGCGAGGTCCTCCCGTTCGTGACCCGGCACTATTCCATCCGGCCGGAGCGGCAGGCACACGCCATCCTCGGCCTCTCGGGGGGCGGCTTCGGCGGGATGAGCATCGCCATCCGCCGCCGAGACCTCTTCGGCGCGGTCGCCACGCTGGCCTCCCCGGTGAACATCCGCTACGACGACGCCCGGCCCAAGGGCCCCCGGGAGGACTTCAGCCCGGCCAGCTACCGCTGGAAGGAGTACTACGACCCGGAGGAGGTCTACGCGGTCTTCTACTTCGGGCTCCGGCGCTCCCGGGCGAGGAAGTACATCGAGCCGGTCTTCGGCAGCGGCCCCGAGGTGACGGAGATCATCCGGGCCCTCAACCCGGCCGACCTGCTGTTCACGACCGACCTGGAGCCCGGCGAGCTGGCGATGTTCTGCCACTTCGGCGGCCGGGACAACTGGAACTTCGACGCCCAGGCGCTCTCCTTCGCCTGGCTCGCCGCCTCCCGGGGGGTCCACGTCGAGCTGGCGACCGCCCCGCTACAATCGCACTCGATCCACTACTTCAGGGACAACCAGGACGAGGCCTACCGCTACCTCGGCCGCCACCTGCTGCCCCCGACCGGCCCCTGGATCCTGGCCCCCCGGCGCTGA
- a CDS encoding DinB family protein, which produces MTLDVLIDRFENGGPLLAYSITNLSREHELARPGPGAWSVAELVVHMLDSDLVGADRIKRVIAEDSPTLLAYDENAWLARLGYEDLPVEEAVSMFLANRRWVSRILRSLPEADFSRAGDHTEKGRVTLAELVRGYVGHLDHHLKFLYAKRGNLGMAVYPRYSYALE; this is translated from the coding sequence GTGACCCTCGACGTCTTGATCGACCGCTTCGAGAACGGCGGGCCCCTGCTGGCCTACTCCATCACGAACCTCTCCCGGGAGCACGAGCTGGCCAGGCCCGGGCCCGGCGCCTGGAGCGTCGCCGAGCTGGTCGTCCACATGCTCGACAGCGACCTCGTGGGCGCCGACCGCATCAAGCGGGTCATCGCCGAGGACAGCCCGACGCTGCTCGCCTACGACGAGAACGCCTGGCTCGCCCGCCTCGGCTACGAGGACCTCCCGGTCGAGGAGGCGGTGAGCATGTTCTTGGCCAACCGCCGCTGGGTCTCCCGGATCCTCAGGTCGCTGCCCGAGGCCGACTTCTCCCGGGCCGGCGATCACACCGAGAAGGGGCGTGTGACCCTGGCCGAGCTGGTCCGGGGCTACGTCGGCCATCTCGACCACCACCTGAAGTTCCTCTACGCCAAGCGAGGGAACCTCGGCATGGCGGTCTACCCCAGGTACAGCTACGCCCTGGAATGA
- a CDS encoding sugar phosphate isomerase/epimerase family protein yields MKLGFNTAILPDLSLEQVLDVAAEQGFSCVECCCWPPGKAERRYAGVTHIDVTALDADGIKRIGDLCASKGVSLSSLGYYPNVLQADRSQAELEIAHTRRVIEASAALGVNVVTTFVGRDPGLSIDENWPRFLEVWRPLVSLAEDRGVKIGIENCPMIFTRDEWPGGKNLASTPAIWRRMFGDIPSPAFGLNYDPSHFIWQMVDYIAPISEFKDRLHHVHAKDARIDRALLNEHGIMGYPNLWHTPKIPGLGEVDWGRYFGALSDAGYDGPVAIEVEDRAFEGALDKRKESLIIARRHLIQFLAG; encoded by the coding sequence ATGAAGCTCGGCTTCAACACGGCCATCCTCCCCGACCTCTCGCTGGAACAGGTGCTCGACGTCGCCGCCGAGCAGGGCTTCTCCTGCGTCGAATGCTGCTGCTGGCCCCCCGGCAAGGCCGAGCGCCGCTACGCCGGCGTCACCCACATCGACGTGACCGCCCTGGACGCCGACGGCATTAAACGGATCGGGGATCTCTGCGCGTCGAAGGGGGTTTCGCTCTCCTCGCTCGGATATTACCCCAACGTCCTCCAGGCCGACCGCTCCCAGGCCGAGCTGGAGATCGCCCACACCCGGCGGGTCATCGAGGCCTCGGCGGCTCTGGGCGTGAACGTCGTCACCACCTTCGTCGGCCGGGACCCCGGCCTCTCGATCGACGAGAACTGGCCGAGGTTCCTGGAGGTCTGGCGCCCGCTGGTCTCCCTCGCCGAGGACAGGGGGGTGAAGATCGGCATCGAGAACTGCCCGATGATCTTCACCCGGGACGAGTGGCCCGGCGGCAAGAACCTGGCCAGCACCCCCGCCATCTGGCGTCGGATGTTCGGCGACATCCCCAGCCCCGCCTTCGGCCTGAACTACGACCCGTCGCACTTCATCTGGCAGATGGTCGACTACATCGCCCCGATCTCCGAATTCAAGGACCGCCTGCACCACGTCCACGCCAAGGACGCCCGGATCGACCGCGCCCTCCTGAACGAGCACGGCATCATGGGTTACCCGAACCTCTGGCACACCCCCAAGATCCCGGGCCTGGGCGAGGTCGACTGGGGCCGGTACTTCGGCGCCCTCTCCGACGCCGGCTACGACGGCCCGGTCGCCATCGAGGTCGAGGACCGCGCCTTCGAGGGCGCGCTGGACAAGCGCAAGGAGTCGCTGATCATTGCCCGCCGCCACCTCATCCAGTTCCTCGCCGGCTGA
- a CDS encoding restriction endonuclease has product MECLGPQCAELMLEWFRARAAEAGPPGTRAGAPAPPAEPGARGRGRPDQGMLWTSVSYNDEAPAIRSEAELEGAFEHLEYAVFRRFENQLTRAERARLDNTIRNVLFKIERYAGTLSGPEGPQVERRRKAIQEAVAEAREKAERLRLQARRADLKLAQLDGLTPEGFEEFVAELFEAIGFAVDRVGGTGDEGIDLKVERQGLRGVVQCKYHKKGVVGSPELQKFLGTIHHSGSHKGFFVTTKTFSLAAERFAADHPIELVDGPRLVELVREAMGPGAVKEPEPAWF; this is encoded by the coding sequence ATGGAGTGCCTGGGACCTCAGTGCGCCGAGCTGATGCTGGAATGGTTCCGCGCCCGGGCCGCCGAGGCCGGGCCGCCCGGGACGCGGGCCGGGGCCCCGGCCCCGCCCGCCGAGCCGGGCGCCCGGGGCCGGGGCCGACCCGATCAGGGGATGCTCTGGACGAGCGTCTCGTACAACGACGAGGCGCCGGCGATCCGGTCGGAGGCCGAGCTGGAGGGGGCGTTCGAGCACCTGGAGTACGCCGTCTTCCGGCGGTTCGAGAACCAGCTGACCCGGGCCGAGCGGGCGAGGCTGGACAACACGATCCGCAACGTCCTGTTCAAGATCGAGCGCTACGCCGGCACGCTGTCCGGGCCCGAGGGGCCGCAGGTGGAGCGGAGGCGGAAGGCGATCCAGGAGGCCGTCGCCGAGGCGAGGGAGAAGGCCGAGCGGCTGCGGCTCCAGGCCCGCCGGGCCGACCTGAAGCTCGCCCAGCTCGACGGCCTGACCCCCGAGGGGTTCGAGGAGTTCGTGGCCGAGCTGTTCGAGGCGATCGGCTTCGCGGTCGACCGGGTCGGCGGGACCGGCGACGAGGGGATCGACCTGAAGGTGGAGCGCCAGGGGCTCCGTGGCGTCGTACAGTGCAAGTACCACAAGAAGGGGGTGGTGGGGTCTCCCGAGCTGCAGAAGTTCCTGGGGACGATCCACCACTCGGGCAGCCACAAGGGGTTCTTCGTCACGACCAAGACCTTTTCCCTGGCCGCCGAGCGGTTCGCCGCCGATCACCCCATCGAGCTGGTCGACGGCCCGAGGCTCGTCGAGCTGGTCCGGGAGGCGATGGGCCCCGGCGCGGTGAAGGAGCCCGAGCCGGCCTGGTTCTGA
- the hisE gene encoding phosphoribosyl-ATP diphosphatase yields MADQPNVLHALSDLVADRKASPPAGRSYMVSLLNGGVPKISGKITEEAAEVVEAADEPGDEGKSHLVKEVADLVFHSIVLLGCRDLPWSEVEAELGRRFGISGIVEKESRGNGEAG; encoded by the coding sequence GTGGCCGATCAGCCGAACGTCCTGCACGCCCTGTCCGACCTCGTCGCCGATCGCAAGGCGAGCCCGCCGGCCGGGCGGTCGTACATGGTCTCGCTCCTGAACGGCGGCGTCCCGAAGATTTCGGGCAAGATCACCGAGGAGGCCGCCGAGGTCGTCGAGGCGGCCGATGAGCCCGGCGACGAGGGAAAGTCCCACCTCGTCAAGGAGGTGGCGGACCTCGTCTTCCACTCGATCGTCCTGCTGGGCTGCCGGGACCTGCCCTGGTCGGAGGTCGAGGCCGAGCTGGGACGTCGGTTCGGCATCAGCGGGATCGTGGAGAAGGAGTCGAGGGGCAATGGGGAGGCGGGCTGA
- a CDS encoding ABC transporter ATP-binding protein: protein MIHVKDLRVDYDTVCAVHDLSLEVGPGEVCGLIGPNGAGKTTAMRAILGLIEPTYGQIDLAGVDMRERPRDACKVVAFMPDFPPMYDDLKVWEFLDLFANSYFIPRKERPGVVDRSLELVGLMEKKDEFVATLSRGMRQRAMLAKTLIPDPKVLLLDEPSSGVDPRGRIDLKNILRRLASEGKTVLISSHILAEMTEFCTSVAIMERGRMVVSGTVDAVRDRVLGAGVLVIEVLDGADELRRVVEADPGASGVERVNGRTFEVPYHGDAEQAAGLLASLVGSGVRVASFGRRKEGLEELFLKVGAKELS from the coding sequence ATGATCCACGTGAAGGACCTCCGGGTCGACTACGACACGGTCTGTGCGGTGCACGACCTGTCGCTGGAGGTCGGGCCGGGGGAGGTCTGCGGGCTGATCGGCCCCAACGGCGCCGGCAAGACGACGGCGATGCGGGCGATCCTCGGGCTGATCGAGCCGACCTACGGTCAGATCGACCTCGCCGGCGTCGACATGAGGGAGCGGCCCCGGGACGCCTGCAAGGTGGTCGCCTTCATGCCCGACTTCCCGCCGATGTACGACGACCTGAAGGTCTGGGAGTTCCTCGACCTGTTCGCCAACAGCTACTTCATCCCCCGGAAGGAGCGGCCGGGGGTGGTCGACCGCTCCCTGGAACTGGTCGGCCTGATGGAGAAGAAGGACGAATTCGTCGCCACCCTCTCCCGGGGCATGAGGCAGCGGGCGATGCTGGCCAAGACGCTGATCCCCGACCCGAAGGTCCTGCTGCTGGACGAGCCGTCCAGCGGGGTCGACCCGAGGGGGCGAATCGACCTGAAGAACATCCTCCGGAGGCTGGCGAGCGAGGGGAAGACCGTGCTGATCTCCTCGCACATCCTGGCCGAGATGACGGAGTTCTGCACGTCGGTCGCCATCATGGAACGCGGCCGGATGGTGGTCAGCGGCACGGTCGACGCGGTCCGGGACCGGGTCCTGGGGGCCGGGGTGCTGGTGATCGAGGTGCTGGACGGGGCCGACGAGCTGCGGAGGGTCGTCGAGGCCGACCCGGGTGCCTCGGGGGTCGAGCGGGTCAACGGCAGGACGTTCGAGGTCCCGTACCACGGCGACGCCGAGCAGGCGGCCGGGCTGCTCGCGTCGCTCGTCGGCTCGGGGGTGCGGGTGGCCTCGTTCGGCCGTCGCAAGGAAGGGCTCGAGGAGCTCTTCCTGAAGGTCGGCGCCAAGGAGCTCTCGTGA